Proteins encoded in a region of the Mucilaginibacter sabulilitoris genome:
- a CDS encoding NUDIX hydrolase, whose amino-acid sequence MLTKKQLIEFCSDARKNYLDHVSIDCVVFGFHEGQMKVLLLRPHDETKWLLPGGFVMRQEPIEMAANRILKERTGLDKIFLQQFFVFGDPDRAKFHHDLYKEMLPDDENWFSNRFLSIGYYALVDFFGVVPQPDQFSATCTWRDLDDMPEFLLDHEQIFKGALDALRLQLNYQPIGYNLMPKQFTMPELQKLYESILGKKLDRRNFQRRILGFGILNRAEQPRKGGAHKAPYLYSFDLEKYQNALTEGFKGGW is encoded by the coding sequence ATGTTAACTAAAAAACAACTTATTGAGTTCTGCAGTGATGCCCGTAAAAACTACCTCGATCATGTTTCTATTGATTGTGTGGTATTTGGTTTTCATGAAGGACAGATGAAAGTGCTGCTGCTGCGACCACATGATGAAACCAAGTGGTTACTGCCGGGAGGATTTGTAATGAGACAGGAGCCTATTGAAATGGCGGCCAACCGTATATTGAAAGAACGTACCGGGCTTGATAAGATATTTTTGCAACAGTTTTTTGTTTTTGGAGATCCTGACCGCGCAAAATTTCACCATGACCTATATAAAGAGATGCTGCCCGATGATGAAAACTGGTTTTCAAACCGTTTTTTATCCATAGGCTATTACGCGCTGGTTGATTTTTTTGGGGTTGTTCCGCAACCCGATCAGTTCTCTGCAACCTGCACCTGGCGTGATCTGGATGATATGCCCGAATTTCTGCTTGACCACGAACAGATTTTTAAAGGTGCTTTAGATGCACTGCGGCTGCAACTAAACTACCAGCCTATAGGCTATAACCTGATGCCCAAACAGTTTACAATGCCCGAACTACAAAAACTGTATGAAAGCATACTGGGTAAAAAACTCGACAGGCGTAATTTTCAGCGGCGTATACTGGGGTTTGGCATCCTGAACCGGGCCGAGCAGCCACGCAAAGGTGGGGCACACAAAGCCCCTTACCTGTATTCGTTTGATCTGGAGAAATATCAAAACGCGCTTACCGAGGGCTTTAAAGGCGGGTGGTAG